A single window of Venturia canescens isolate UGA chromosome 3, ASM1945775v1, whole genome shotgun sequence DNA harbors:
- the LOC122408006 gene encoding uncharacterized protein isoform X6, with translation MGMARKCCVRNCESDGKEVRYKGLPLHKFPRDPVLRNKWLGNGTFEPHFKPTTGQFVCHRHFTRADYEIIKGHKFILRKGSVPTIFENYDNHPDPLTMPVKSNISYPQEDLDLINSEILNMDNAGSGESSMFAEARTPKSDSCGEACNSRPGSSADSLNPSEMTDATDAGFKSSGENEEPLRSVEIPLDAAEYKLEVGKDEYSVMKTKMGFMEEESKAIKEEFEPTNTTEEKIIVKSDETKPKPNVNCGSLNFNPGDRIEAKDFNDKWYSARVVETDWAEREVLIHFDKSSSRFDEWIPMDSSRLRVLQMQSSEQVWVLPSPETKMRQRDDFDVGERILATWADGRKYPAKVNAVLGNDRYDVLFDDGYAKIVRSSKITKIASSTGKKAMETDSYIGSKQERRDKKRKHTVMELFQTHPRKRSKPEITAVKKDGIVASEDANNYSLDSSLDLDTSAIGTYYDSGAELLRGFENPKPKIRSYTKKIKRDAIKNDTDLEDDIGPEWIDGEPQGVEGFIVDSNEITGTRRSIIVADRRLPPIWQKHFTQRRAGTSAGKWDVLFVHKPSGKKFRSRSDIKTFIESQGCEFDSDMFDFCIHRRKSKNSIARIKHETSGEVPKKIKTILPKTKATPSTPDNSLPLSSTPADSLVPITPTTTPVEDGGTIYSVFIGSLRVEMEDSLFKCPKEGCCKNFRKENLLQMHIKHYHPEYSKFLGSTPNVADLAYARTIGESVIDVTPKKSSNNFLDKINKFEKRKAAHEKQILPGNQMISSPGQTIPLIATSPLPAINSSSDIVGSDKISGTTIRDCNDSKFELMSPVSNASMDVDEESTKKIEANCAMSPGALFDLKIREEKNQIGIKTLLPVRPSVTPTDSSRFDRSKSLDEAVQNEKIKGSRKRQLSEYSTESSKSKGRPNDSALDAEGPAGLVYRFSRRKSDAKSDENSQSNGEGVMMMINGEMVKVEQLRREEIINCTCGFMEEDGLMIQCDLCLCWQHGHCNAIEREKDVPEKYICYICRHPYRQRPSMKYLHDQEWLKDGKLPSLTKRTKDQAAINRRTAMLKRSFDLVAALLQIQQILHSLRVKISVAQKKDHPKLYLWAKNWEKSEVKEPMTEPVPVMRIVKKTVETPDSGTETLIEPKAEIPNVVKEDFDEKSIASDTELMKILEEDSTHSEETKVDCKKREAKIPNGEIDASKEKDASPSENENGVATTEMKKDEEIESKDESLTKKSSTNPATSEVTIPMNSAVTEPKQESTTPPQPFVPEPEAPIDPDECRQRLLEHIEHFQNHIDSQLTTIEAQVSVLETMDPDNGALSTDVQRRTKQTMQMLMRDLRTVRKLAALC, from the exons ATGGGAATGGCGCGCAAATGTTGCGTGAGAAATTGCGAGAGCGACGGTAAAGAAGTGCGTTATAAGGGTTTGCCCTTACACAAATTTCCTAGAGATCCTGTTTTACGGAACAAGTGGCTCGGTAATGGCACTTTTGAACCTCATTTCAAACCTACCACCGGCCAATTCGTCTGCCATAGACATTTTACGCGAGCTGACTACGAGATTATCAAGGGACACAAGTTCATTCTACGTAAGGGCTCTGTACCCACGATCTTCGAGAACTACGACAATCATCCCG ATCCATTAACAATGCCAGTGAAAAGCAACATCTCGTATCCCCAGGAGGATCTAGATCTAATAAACTCGGAGATATTGAATATGGACAATGCAGGAAGCGGGGAATCGTCCATGTTTGCCGAAGCAAGAACACCCAAATCGGACAGTTGTGGCGAAGCCTGTAATTCTAGGCCAGGTTCATCCGCAGACTCTTTAAATCCGTCCGAAATGACAGATGCAACGGATGCTGGCTTCAAGTCGTCAGGAGAAAATGAGGAACCTTTAAGATCCGTGGAAATTCCATTGGATGCGGCGGAGTACAAGTTGGAAGTGGGCAAAGATGAATATTCTGTTATGAAAACTAAAATGGGCTTCATGGAAGAAGAATCTAAAGCCATCAAGGAAGAGTTTGAACCTACAAATACaacagaggaaaaaataatcgtaaaaAGCGACGAGACAAAGCCGAAACCAAACGTAAATTGTGGATCATTGAATTTTAATCCAGGCGATAGAATCGAAGCCAAAGATttcaatgacaaatg GTATTCGGCACGAGTGGTCGAAACCGACTGGGCCGAGAGAGAAGTTTTGATACATTTTGACAAATCGAGCTCGAGATTCGACGAATGGATCCCTATGGATAGTTCCAGACTCAGAGTTCTACAAATGCAGTCAAG TGAACAAGTTTGGGTGCTACCGAGTCC GGAAACGAAAATGAGGCAACGAGATGATTTTGATGTTGGGGAGAGAATTTTAGCTACGTGGGCGGACGGAAGAAAATATCCAGCCAAAGTAAACGCTGTGTTGGGAAACg ACAGATACGACGTTCTGTTCGATGACGGATATGCAAAAATCGTGAGATCTTCGAAAATCACGAAGATCGCGTCGAGCACGGGAAAA AAAGCGATGGAAACAGATTCTTATATCGGCAGCAAACAAGAGAGAAGAGACAAAAAGCGCAAACATACGGTTATGGAACTCTTCCAAACGCATCCAAGGAAGCGCAGCAAGCCTGAAATAACAGCTGTTAAGAAAGATGGAATAGTGGCTTCGGAAGATGCTAATAATTATAGCCTTGATAGCAGCCTTGATCTTGATACCTCTGCTATTGGCACTTACTATGATTCTGGAGCAGAATTACTTCGTGGCTTTGAAAATCCTAAACCGAAGATCAGATCTTACACCAAAAAAATCAAGCGTGATGCGATTAAGAACGATACTGATCTGGAGGATGACATTGGACCTGAATGGATCGACGGGGAGCCTCAAGGCGTTGAGGGATTCATCGTTGATAGCAATGAGA TTACCGGAACACGTCGATCGATAATCGTTGCAGACAGGAGATTGCCTCCGATATGGCAGAAACACTTTACCCAAAGAAGGGCGGGCACATCCGCTGGAAAGTGGGACGTTCTTTTCGTACA TAAGCCGAGCGGAAAAAAGTTTCGCTCAAGAAGTGACATCAAAACGTTCATCGAAAGTCAAGGCTGTGAATTCGATTCGGACATGTTTGATTTTTGCATTCATCGTCGGAAGAGCAAGAATTCAATCGCCAGAATAAAGCACGAGACTTCAGGAGAAGTTCCGAAGAAAATCAAAACTATCCTGCCGAAGACGAAAGCTACTCCTTCGACGCCCGATAATTCGTTGCCCTTGTCCTCTACTCCTGCGGATTCTTTAGTTCCGATAACACCCACGACAACACCTGTCGAAGATGGAG GAACGATATATT CGGTTTTCATCGGAAGTTTGCGGGTTGAGATGGAAGATAGTCTCTTCAAATGTCCCAAAGAAGGATGTTGCAAGAATTTTCGCAAAGAGAATCTCTTGCAAATGCACATAAAGCACTACCATCCAGAATATTCCAAGTTTTTGGGCTCGACACCGAACGTAGCGGATCTGGCGTATGCTAGAACGATCGGAGAGTCGGTGATCGATGTGACACCAAAGAAATCGTCCAACAACTTTTTGGACAAGatcaataaatttgagaagagAAAAGCGGCGCACGAGAAACAGATTTTGCCGGGGAATCAAATGATTTCGTCGCCAGGACAAACAATTCCGTTGATCGCAACGTCTCCGCTTCCGGCAATAAATTCCAGTTCGGACATTGTCGGATCGGACAAAATCTCTGGAACAACTATTCGCGACTGCAACGATTCGAAATTCGAGCTTATGTCGCCAGTGTCGAACGCAAGCATGGATGTCGACGaagaatcgacgaaaaaaatcgaagccaATTGTGCAATGTCGCCCGGAGCACTTttcgatttgaaaattcgcgaggaaaaaaatcaaattggtATCAAAACTTTGCTGCCCGTAAGACCCTCGGTCACTCCTACGGATTCTTCAAGATTCGATCGATCCAAATCGCTCGACGAAGCTGTTCAAAACGAGAAAATCAAGGGATCCAGAAAACGTCAACTTTCCGAGTACAGCACCGAATCTTCAAAATCTAAAGGAAGGCCAA ATGACAGTGCATTGGATGCGGAGGGGCCAGCGGGTCTCGTTTATAGATTCAGTCGTAGGAAATCAGACGCAAAGAGCGACGAAAACAGCCAAAGCA ACGGAGAAGGTGTCATGATGATGATCAATGGCGAAATGGTCAAAGTCGAACAGCTCCGACGAGAAGAAATTATCAATTGTACCTGTGGCTTCATGGAAGAAGATGGACTCATGATCCAATGCGATCTTTGCCTTTGCTGGCAACATGGCCATTGCAATGCCATTGAACGAGAGAAAGATGTGccggaaaaatatatttgctaTATTTGCCGTCATCCTTATCGACAACGCCCGTCTATGAAGTATTTGCATGACCAGGAATGGCTCAAGGATGGCAAGTTGCCGAG CTTAACAAAACGAACCAAAGATCAAGCAGCTATAAACCGGAGGACGGCGATGCTGAAGCGATCTTTTGATCTCGTAGCTGCGTTATTGCAAATTCAGCAGATTCTTCACAGTCTTCGCGTGAAAATTAGCGTAGCCCA AAAAAAGGATCATCCGAAATTGTACTTATGGGCTAAGAATTGGGAAAAGTCGGAAGTAAAAGAGCCGATGACCGAGCCTGTGCCGGTGATGCGAATCGTTAAGAAGACGGTTGAAACCCCTGATTCTGGCACGGAAACTCTCATCGAGCCAAAAGCTGAGATACCTAATGTCGTGAAAGaggatttcgatgaaaaatccaTCGCGTCGGACACAGAACTCATGAAGATTCTAGAAGAAGACAGCACGCATTCGGAAGAAACAAAAGTCGATTGCAAAAAACGGGAAGCGAAAATTCCGAATGGGGAAATCGACGCTTCGAAGGAAAAAGATGCATCTCcgagtgaaaatgaaaatggcgTTGCTACGAcggaaatgaagaaagatgAAGAAATTG AATCGAAGGACGAGTCATTGACTAAAAAGTCGTCGACAAATCCAGCAACTTCTGAAGTAACGATACCGATGAATTCCGCAGTCACCGAACCAAAACAGGAATCGACCACGCCACCCCAACCTTTCGTCCCCGAGCCTGAAGCCCCCATCGATCCGGACGAGTGCCGACAACGTCTTCTCGAGCATATCGAACACTTTCAGAATCACATAGATTCACAATTGACCACTATCGAGGCACAAGTCtccg TTTTGGAGACGATGGATCCCGATAATGGAGCTCTTTCGACAGACGTGCAACGTCGAACAAAGCAAACCATGCAAATGCTTATGCGTGATTTACGTACAGTTCGAAAGCTGGCAGCCCTTTgctga
- the LOC122408006 gene encoding PHD finger protein 20-like protein 1 isoform X4, with translation MGMARKCCVRNCESDGKEVRYKGLPLHKFPRDPVLRNKWLGNGTFEPHFKPTTGQFVCHRHFTRADYEIIKGHKFILRKGSVPTIFENYDNHPDPLTMPVKSNISYPQEDLDLINSEILNMDNAGSGESSMFAEARTPKSDSCGEACNSRPGSSADSLNPSEMTDATDAGFKSSGENEEPLRSVEIPLDAAEYKLEVGKDEYSVMKTKMGFMEEESKAIKEEFEPTNTTEEKIIVKSDETKPKPNVNCGSLNFNPGDRIEAKDFNDKWYSARVVETDWAEREVLIHFDKSSSRFDEWIPMDSSRLRVLQMQSSEQVWVLPSPETKMRQRDDFDVGERILATWADGRKYPAKVNAVLGNDRYDVLFDDGYAKIVRSSKITKIASSTGKKAMETDSYIGSKQERRDKKRKHTVMELFQTHPRKRSKPEITAVKKDGIVASEDANNYSLDSSLDLDTSAIGTYYDSGAELLRGFENPKPKIRSYTKKIKRDAIKNDTDLEDDIGPEWIDGEPQGVEGFIVDSNEITGTRRSIIVADRRLPPIWQKHFTQRRAGTSAGKWDVLFVHKPSGKKFRSRSDIKTFIESQGCEFDSDMFDFCIHRRKSKNSIARIKHETSGEVPKKIKTILPKTKATPSTPDNSLPLSSTPADSLVPITPTTTPVEDGGTIYSVFIGSLRVEMEDSLFKCPKEGCCKNFRKENLLQMHIKHYHPEYSKFLGSTPNVADLAYARTIGESVIDVTPKKSSNNFLDKINKFEKRKAAHEKQILPGNQMISSPGQTIPLIATSPLPAINSSSDIVGSDKISGTTIRDCNDSKFELMSPVSNASMDVDEESTKKIEANCAMSPGALFDLKIREEKNQIGIKTLLPVRPSVTPTDSSRFDRSKSLDEAVQNEKIKGSRKRQLSEYSTESSKSKGRPNDSALDAEGPAGLVYRFSRRKSDAKSDENSQSSQLNDSRLEKADNPKGDASKTDISIETEDGEGVMMMINGEMVKVEQLRREEIINCTCGFMEEDGLMIQCDLCLCWQHGHCNAIEREKDVPEKYICYICRHPYRQRPSMKYLHDQEWLKDGKLPSLTKRTKDQAAINRRTAMLKRSFDLVAALLQIQQILHSLRVKISVAQKKDHPKLYLWAKNWEKSEVKEPMTEPVPVMRIVKKTVETPDSGTETLIEPKAEIPNVVKEDFDEKSIASDTELMKILEEDSTHSEETKVDCKKREAKIPNGEIDASKEKDASPSENENGVATTEMKKDEEIESKDESLTKKSSTNPATSEVTIPMNSAVTEPKQESTTPPQPFVPEPEAPIDPDECRQRLLEHIEHFQNHIDSQLTTIEAQVSVLETMDPDNGALSTDVQRRTKQTMQMLMRDLRTVRKLAALC, from the exons ATGGGAATGGCGCGCAAATGTTGCGTGAGAAATTGCGAGAGCGACGGTAAAGAAGTGCGTTATAAGGGTTTGCCCTTACACAAATTTCCTAGAGATCCTGTTTTACGGAACAAGTGGCTCGGTAATGGCACTTTTGAACCTCATTTCAAACCTACCACCGGCCAATTCGTCTGCCATAGACATTTTACGCGAGCTGACTACGAGATTATCAAGGGACACAAGTTCATTCTACGTAAGGGCTCTGTACCCACGATCTTCGAGAACTACGACAATCATCCCG ATCCATTAACAATGCCAGTGAAAAGCAACATCTCGTATCCCCAGGAGGATCTAGATCTAATAAACTCGGAGATATTGAATATGGACAATGCAGGAAGCGGGGAATCGTCCATGTTTGCCGAAGCAAGAACACCCAAATCGGACAGTTGTGGCGAAGCCTGTAATTCTAGGCCAGGTTCATCCGCAGACTCTTTAAATCCGTCCGAAATGACAGATGCAACGGATGCTGGCTTCAAGTCGTCAGGAGAAAATGAGGAACCTTTAAGATCCGTGGAAATTCCATTGGATGCGGCGGAGTACAAGTTGGAAGTGGGCAAAGATGAATATTCTGTTATGAAAACTAAAATGGGCTTCATGGAAGAAGAATCTAAAGCCATCAAGGAAGAGTTTGAACCTACAAATACaacagaggaaaaaataatcgtaaaaAGCGACGAGACAAAGCCGAAACCAAACGTAAATTGTGGATCATTGAATTTTAATCCAGGCGATAGAATCGAAGCCAAAGATttcaatgacaaatg GTATTCGGCACGAGTGGTCGAAACCGACTGGGCCGAGAGAGAAGTTTTGATACATTTTGACAAATCGAGCTCGAGATTCGACGAATGGATCCCTATGGATAGTTCCAGACTCAGAGTTCTACAAATGCAGTCAAG TGAACAAGTTTGGGTGCTACCGAGTCC GGAAACGAAAATGAGGCAACGAGATGATTTTGATGTTGGGGAGAGAATTTTAGCTACGTGGGCGGACGGAAGAAAATATCCAGCCAAAGTAAACGCTGTGTTGGGAAACg ACAGATACGACGTTCTGTTCGATGACGGATATGCAAAAATCGTGAGATCTTCGAAAATCACGAAGATCGCGTCGAGCACGGGAAAA AAAGCGATGGAAACAGATTCTTATATCGGCAGCAAACAAGAGAGAAGAGACAAAAAGCGCAAACATACGGTTATGGAACTCTTCCAAACGCATCCAAGGAAGCGCAGCAAGCCTGAAATAACAGCTGTTAAGAAAGATGGAATAGTGGCTTCGGAAGATGCTAATAATTATAGCCTTGATAGCAGCCTTGATCTTGATACCTCTGCTATTGGCACTTACTATGATTCTGGAGCAGAATTACTTCGTGGCTTTGAAAATCCTAAACCGAAGATCAGATCTTACACCAAAAAAATCAAGCGTGATGCGATTAAGAACGATACTGATCTGGAGGATGACATTGGACCTGAATGGATCGACGGGGAGCCTCAAGGCGTTGAGGGATTCATCGTTGATAGCAATGAGA TTACCGGAACACGTCGATCGATAATCGTTGCAGACAGGAGATTGCCTCCGATATGGCAGAAACACTTTACCCAAAGAAGGGCGGGCACATCCGCTGGAAAGTGGGACGTTCTTTTCGTACA TAAGCCGAGCGGAAAAAAGTTTCGCTCAAGAAGTGACATCAAAACGTTCATCGAAAGTCAAGGCTGTGAATTCGATTCGGACATGTTTGATTTTTGCATTCATCGTCGGAAGAGCAAGAATTCAATCGCCAGAATAAAGCACGAGACTTCAGGAGAAGTTCCGAAGAAAATCAAAACTATCCTGCCGAAGACGAAAGCTACTCCTTCGACGCCCGATAATTCGTTGCCCTTGTCCTCTACTCCTGCGGATTCTTTAGTTCCGATAACACCCACGACAACACCTGTCGAAGATGGAG GAACGATATATT CGGTTTTCATCGGAAGTTTGCGGGTTGAGATGGAAGATAGTCTCTTCAAATGTCCCAAAGAAGGATGTTGCAAGAATTTTCGCAAAGAGAATCTCTTGCAAATGCACATAAAGCACTACCATCCAGAATATTCCAAGTTTTTGGGCTCGACACCGAACGTAGCGGATCTGGCGTATGCTAGAACGATCGGAGAGTCGGTGATCGATGTGACACCAAAGAAATCGTCCAACAACTTTTTGGACAAGatcaataaatttgagaagagAAAAGCGGCGCACGAGAAACAGATTTTGCCGGGGAATCAAATGATTTCGTCGCCAGGACAAACAATTCCGTTGATCGCAACGTCTCCGCTTCCGGCAATAAATTCCAGTTCGGACATTGTCGGATCGGACAAAATCTCTGGAACAACTATTCGCGACTGCAACGATTCGAAATTCGAGCTTATGTCGCCAGTGTCGAACGCAAGCATGGATGTCGACGaagaatcgacgaaaaaaatcgaagccaATTGTGCAATGTCGCCCGGAGCACTTttcgatttgaaaattcgcgaggaaaaaaatcaaattggtATCAAAACTTTGCTGCCCGTAAGACCCTCGGTCACTCCTACGGATTCTTCAAGATTCGATCGATCCAAATCGCTCGACGAAGCTGTTCAAAACGAGAAAATCAAGGGATCCAGAAAACGTCAACTTTCCGAGTACAGCACCGAATCTTCAAAATCTAAAGGAAGGCCAA ATGACAGTGCATTGGATGCGGAGGGGCCAGCGGGTCTCGTTTATAGATTCAGTCGTAGGAAATCAGACGCAAAGAGCGACGAAAACAGCCAAAGCA GTCAGCTAAATGATTCACGTCTCGAAAAAGCCGATAACCCCAAAGGGGATGCATCTAAAACAGATATTAGTATCGAGACTGAAG ACGGAGAAGGTGTCATGATGATGATCAATGGCGAAATGGTCAAAGTCGAACAGCTCCGACGAGAAGAAATTATCAATTGTACCTGTGGCTTCATGGAAGAAGATGGACTCATGATCCAATGCGATCTTTGCCTTTGCTGGCAACATGGCCATTGCAATGCCATTGAACGAGAGAAAGATGTGccggaaaaatatatttgctaTATTTGCCGTCATCCTTATCGACAACGCCCGTCTATGAAGTATTTGCATGACCAGGAATGGCTCAAGGATGGCAAGTTGCCGAG CTTAACAAAACGAACCAAAGATCAAGCAGCTATAAACCGGAGGACGGCGATGCTGAAGCGATCTTTTGATCTCGTAGCTGCGTTATTGCAAATTCAGCAGATTCTTCACAGTCTTCGCGTGAAAATTAGCGTAGCCCA AAAAAAGGATCATCCGAAATTGTACTTATGGGCTAAGAATTGGGAAAAGTCGGAAGTAAAAGAGCCGATGACCGAGCCTGTGCCGGTGATGCGAATCGTTAAGAAGACGGTTGAAACCCCTGATTCTGGCACGGAAACTCTCATCGAGCCAAAAGCTGAGATACCTAATGTCGTGAAAGaggatttcgatgaaaaatccaTCGCGTCGGACACAGAACTCATGAAGATTCTAGAAGAAGACAGCACGCATTCGGAAGAAACAAAAGTCGATTGCAAAAAACGGGAAGCGAAAATTCCGAATGGGGAAATCGACGCTTCGAAGGAAAAAGATGCATCTCcgagtgaaaatgaaaatggcgTTGCTACGAcggaaatgaagaaagatgAAGAAATTG AATCGAAGGACGAGTCATTGACTAAAAAGTCGTCGACAAATCCAGCAACTTCTGAAGTAACGATACCGATGAATTCCGCAGTCACCGAACCAAAACAGGAATCGACCACGCCACCCCAACCTTTCGTCCCCGAGCCTGAAGCCCCCATCGATCCGGACGAGTGCCGACAACGTCTTCTCGAGCATATCGAACACTTTCAGAATCACATAGATTCACAATTGACCACTATCGAGGCACAAGTCtccg TTTTGGAGACGATGGATCCCGATAATGGAGCTCTTTCGACAGACGTGCAACGTCGAACAAAGCAAACCATGCAAATGCTTATGCGTGATTTACGTACAGTTCGAAAGCTGGCAGCCCTTTgctga